A region from the Halosolutus gelatinilyticus genome encodes:
- a CDS encoding DUF5820 family protein has product MTETDFDALPESWTVWSDEDDGRAVLAYRPDVFDATEFPPPCLPTLYVTHGKRTRRPGTNPTDRTIEDDWFVTFYLEPEVSLDEQFRFANRSEAIDRAINLARRFDDGEIDYRGLYQVPRERYFEKLDELTGRDDDS; this is encoded by the coding sequence ATGACGGAGACGGATTTCGACGCCCTGCCGGAGTCGTGGACCGTCTGGAGCGACGAGGACGACGGCCGGGCGGTGCTCGCCTACCGGCCGGACGTCTTCGACGCGACTGAGTTCCCGCCGCCCTGTCTGCCGACGCTGTACGTGACTCACGGGAAGCGCACGCGCCGTCCCGGAACCAACCCCACGGATCGAACGATCGAAGACGATTGGTTCGTCACCTTCTACCTCGAACCCGAGGTCTCGCTCGACGAGCAGTTCCGATTTGCAAACCGGAGCGAAGCGATCGACCGCGCGATCAATCTGGCGCGGCGGTTCGACGACGGCGAGATCGACTATCGGGGCTTATACCAGGTGCCGAGGGAGCGCTACTTCGAGAAGCTCGATGAGTTGACCGGCAGAGACGACGACTCGTGA
- a CDS encoding PrkA family serine protein kinase yields the protein MTGDIETLEKLSTDYKESMPADLRETKSFDWYLEECYEDPKISRNAHQRVADMFDYYGTTYDETEGVVEYQLASEDPLNDGENTFYGKVIHQSIHEFVNKVKSGARRLGPERRIKLLLGPVGSGKSHFDKQVRRYFEDYTLREEGRMYTFKWTNLCDVIKDQDPADDTVRSPMNQDPLVLLPLEQRQRVIDDLNENLDAPYTIQNEQSLDPESEFYMDRLLAYYDDDLQQVLENHVEIIRFVADENKRQGLETFEPKDKKNQDETELTGDVNYSKIAIYGESDPRAFDYSGAFCNANRGIFSGEELLKLQREFLYDFLHATQEQTIKPKNNPRIDIDQVIVGRTNMPEYKDKKGDEKMEAFNDRTKRIDFPYVLSYEDEALIYEKMLNNADVPDINVEPHTLEMAGLFGVLTRIEEPDTETVDLLSKTKAYNGEIDEGDDIDVKKLKEEAAAKAEIGEGMVGVSPRFIGDEIAEAIMDSKHRKRGFLSPLTVFNFFEENLEHHGSIPEENFEQYYRYLETVREEYRERAIEDVRHALAYDIDEIQRQGEKYMDHVMAYIDDDTIEDELTGREQEPDETFLRSVEEKLDVPEDRKNDFRQEVSNWVSRRAREGEAFNPQDNERLRRALERKLWEDKKHNINFSALVSANEFDDDERSAWIDALMEQGYSEEGAKEVLEFAGAEVAKAEMDG from the coding sequence ATGACCGGTGACATCGAGACGCTCGAGAAGCTCAGTACGGATTACAAGGAATCGATGCCCGCGGACCTGCGGGAGACGAAGTCCTTCGACTGGTACTTAGAAGAGTGCTACGAGGATCCGAAGATCTCCCGCAACGCCCACCAACGCGTCGCGGACATGTTCGATTACTACGGCACCACCTACGACGAGACCGAAGGGGTCGTCGAGTACCAGCTCGCGTCGGAAGACCCGCTGAACGACGGCGAGAACACCTTCTACGGGAAGGTAATCCACCAGTCGATCCACGAATTCGTCAACAAGGTCAAGTCGGGGGCCCGCAGGCTCGGTCCGGAACGGCGAATCAAGCTCCTGCTCGGCCCCGTCGGCTCCGGGAAGTCCCACTTCGACAAGCAGGTCCGTCGCTACTTCGAGGACTACACCCTCCGCGAAGAAGGACGGATGTACACGTTCAAGTGGACCAACCTCTGCGACGTCATCAAGGATCAGGACCCGGCCGACGACACGGTTCGATCGCCGATGAACCAGGACCCGCTCGTCCTCCTCCCCCTGGAGCAGCGCCAGCGGGTGATCGACGACCTGAACGAGAACTTAGACGCGCCGTATACGATCCAGAACGAGCAGTCGCTCGATCCGGAAAGCGAGTTCTACATGGATCGGCTGCTGGCATACTACGACGACGACCTCCAGCAGGTCCTCGAGAACCACGTCGAGATCATCCGTTTCGTCGCGGACGAAAACAAGCGCCAGGGCCTCGAGACGTTCGAGCCCAAGGACAAGAAGAACCAGGACGAGACCGAGCTCACCGGCGACGTCAACTACTCGAAGATCGCCATCTACGGCGAGTCCGATCCCCGGGCGTTCGACTACTCGGGGGCGTTCTGTAACGCGAACCGCGGCATCTTCTCCGGGGAGGAGCTGTTGAAGCTCCAGCGCGAGTTCCTCTACGACTTCCTGCACGCCACCCAGGAGCAGACGATCAAGCCGAAGAACAACCCCCGGATCGACATCGACCAGGTGATCGTCGGCCGGACGAACATGCCCGAGTACAAGGACAAGAAGGGCGACGAGAAGATGGAGGCCTTTAACGACCGCACGAAGCGGATCGACTTCCCGTACGTGCTGTCGTACGAGGACGAGGCGCTCATCTACGAGAAGATGCTGAACAACGCCGACGTCCCCGACATCAACGTCGAGCCCCACACCCTGGAGATGGCCGGGCTGTTCGGCGTCCTCACGCGCATCGAGGAGCCCGACACCGAAACCGTCGACCTGCTCTCGAAGACCAAGGCGTACAACGGCGAGATCGACGAGGGCGACGACATCGACGTCAAGAAGCTGAAGGAGGAGGCCGCCGCGAAGGCCGAGATCGGAGAGGGGATGGTCGGCGTCTCGCCGCGCTTTATCGGCGACGAGATCGCCGAGGCGATCATGGACTCGAAGCACCGAAAGCGCGGGTTCCTCTCGCCGCTGACGGTGTTCAACTTCTTCGAAGAGAACTTGGAACACCACGGCTCCATCCCGGAGGAGAACTTCGAGCAGTACTACCGCTACCTCGAAACCGTCCGCGAGGAGTACCGCGAGCGGGCGATCGAGGACGTCCGCCACGCCCTCGCGTACGATATCGACGAGATCCAGCGCCAGGGCGAGAAGTACATGGACCACGTGATGGCCTACATCGACGACGACACGATCGAGGACGAACTCACGGGCCGCGAGCAGGAACCCGACGAGACGTTCCTTCGCTCGGTCGAGGAGAAACTCGACGTCCCCGAGGACCGCAAAAACGACTTCCGCCAGGAGGTGTCGAACTGGGTTTCCCGGCGCGCCCGCGAGGGCGAGGCGTTCAACCCGCAGGACAACGAGCGCCTGCGCCGCGCCTTAGAGCGCAAACTCTGGGAGGACAAGAAGCACAACATCAACTTCTCGGCCCTCGTGAGCGCCAACGAGTTCGACGACGACGAACGCTCCGCCTGGATCGACGCCCTGATGGAGCAGGGCTACTCCGAGGAGGGCGCAAAGGAAGTTCTCGAGTTTGCGGGCGCCGAGGTCGCCAAAGCCGAGATGGACGGATAA
- a CDS encoding PrkA family serine protein kinase has product MAGDDYVTEADRTLEETYEEPMALATYVDRVFENPTIASHASKYLLEAIEAAGTRAVVEEGEEKERYRFFDDPHNDGEHAILGNTEVLNGFVDDLRSIAAGRAKDEKIVWFEGPTATGKSELKRCLVNGLREYSKTPAGRRYTVEWNITTADAGERGLSYGGDPTAADEQNWYESPVQTHPLSVFPDEVRERILDDLNARLDDHVPVRVDAELDPFSREAYNFLEERYRREGEDELFSAIADDKHLRVKNYVVDVGKGVGVLHSEDDGRPKERLVGSWMHGMLQELDSRGRKNPQAFSYDGVLSQGNGVLTIVEDAAQHADLLQKLLNVPDEQSVKLDKGIGMDVDTQMLIISNPDLEAQLNQHADRNGMDPLKALKRRLDKHQFGYLTNLSLECELIRRELTNETEVWTAESYDELADRIREPVTVAVKGQDGQTRREELAPHAIEAAALYAVATRLDEEDLPNGLDLVDKALIYDQGYLQEGDTRREKDEFDFDDDGHDGDHGIPVTYTRDTLAELLQSDLDRHHPDLPVEDVVMPRDVLNAMAEGLADAPVFSSAERSEFENRVVPVKNYIFDQQESDVIEAIMHEKRVDEETVEEYVEHVYAWETEEPLYNDRGERVEPDPLKMKLFEVEHLGRFSESDYESNLPRESVRQFRREKVITSLNRHAWEHRDEDFSVRDVDLTAIPVIKTVLESHDWDDVERTFEDFDPRQWDDPPSGTQTESVKADTIETMVDLFDYSEASAELTSRHVMGQVCYRWD; this is encoded by the coding sequence ATGGCCGGCGACGATTACGTTACCGAGGCCGATCGCACGCTCGAGGAGACCTACGAGGAGCCGATGGCCCTCGCCACCTACGTCGATCGGGTCTTCGAGAACCCCACGATCGCCTCCCACGCCTCGAAGTACCTGCTCGAAGCGATCGAAGCCGCCGGTACGCGCGCCGTGGTCGAGGAGGGCGAGGAGAAGGAGCGCTACCGCTTCTTCGACGATCCGCACAACGACGGCGAGCACGCGATCCTCGGCAACACCGAGGTGTTGAACGGGTTCGTCGACGACCTGCGATCGATCGCGGCGGGCCGGGCGAAAGACGAGAAGATCGTCTGGTTCGAGGGGCCGACCGCGACCGGGAAATCCGAACTCAAGCGCTGTCTCGTCAACGGCCTCCGGGAGTACTCGAAGACCCCGGCGGGCCGTCGGTACACCGTCGAGTGGAACATCACGACGGCCGACGCCGGCGAGCGCGGGCTGAGCTACGGCGGCGATCCCACCGCCGCCGACGAGCAGAACTGGTACGAGAGCCCCGTCCAGACCCACCCGCTGTCGGTGTTCCCCGACGAGGTTCGCGAGCGGATCCTCGACGATCTCAACGCTCGACTCGACGATCACGTCCCGGTTCGGGTCGACGCGGAACTCGACCCGTTCTCGCGGGAGGCGTATAACTTCCTGGAGGAGCGCTACCGCCGCGAGGGCGAGGACGAACTGTTCTCGGCGATCGCCGACGACAAGCACCTCCGCGTGAAGAACTACGTCGTCGACGTCGGGAAGGGCGTCGGCGTACTTCACAGCGAGGACGACGGCCGCCCCAAGGAGCGGCTCGTGGGGTCGTGGATGCACGGGATGCTCCAGGAACTCGACTCCCGCGGGCGCAAGAACCCGCAGGCGTTTTCCTACGACGGCGTGCTCTCGCAGGGCAACGGCGTCCTCACGATCGTCGAGGACGCCGCACAGCACGCCGACCTGCTCCAGAAGCTGTTGAACGTCCCCGACGAGCAGTCCGTCAAGCTGGACAAGGGGATCGGGATGGACGTCGACACCCAGATGCTGATCATCTCGAACCCCGACCTGGAGGCCCAGCTCAACCAGCACGCCGATCGAAACGGCATGGACCCGCTAAAAGCGCTCAAGCGCCGGCTCGACAAACACCAGTTCGGCTATCTGACGAACCTCTCGCTCGAGTGCGAACTCATCCGGCGCGAACTGACCAACGAGACCGAGGTCTGGACCGCCGAGAGCTACGACGAACTCGCCGATCGCATCCGCGAGCCCGTGACCGTGGCGGTGAAAGGCCAGGACGGGCAGACGAGACGCGAGGAACTCGCGCCGCACGCGATCGAGGCGGCCGCCCTCTACGCCGTCGCCACCCGACTCGACGAGGAGGACCTCCCAAACGGACTCGACCTCGTCGACAAGGCGCTGATCTACGATCAGGGCTACCTCCAGGAGGGCGACACCCGCCGGGAGAAAGACGAGTTCGACTTCGACGACGACGGGCACGACGGCGACCACGGCATCCCGGTGACGTACACTCGGGACACGCTAGCCGAATTACTCCAGAGCGATCTGGACCGACACCACCCCGACCTCCCGGTCGAGGACGTCGTCATGCCGCGGGATGTCCTGAACGCGATGGCCGAGGGCCTCGCCGACGCGCCCGTGTTCTCGTCGGCCGAGCGATCGGAGTTCGAAAACCGCGTGGTGCCCGTGAAGAACTACATTTTCGACCAGCAGGAGTCCGACGTCATCGAGGCGATCATGCACGAGAAGCGCGTCGACGAAGAAACCGTCGAGGAGTACGTCGAGCACGTCTACGCGTGGGAGACCGAGGAGCCGCTGTACAACGATCGCGGCGAGCGCGTCGAACCCGACCCGCTGAAGATGAAGCTGTTCGAGGTCGAGCACCTCGGGCGGTTCTCCGAGTCCGACTACGAGTCGAACCTGCCGCGAGAGAGCGTCCGACAGTTCCGCCGCGAGAAGGTGATCACGTCGCTGAACCGCCACGCGTGGGAACACCGCGACGAGGACTTCTCGGTCCGGGACGTCGACCTCACGGCGATCCCGGTCATCAAGACCGTCCTCGAGAGCCACGACTGGGACGACGTCGAGCGCACGTTCGAGGACTTCGACCCGCGCCAGTGGGACGACCCGCCGAGCGGCACCCAGACCGAGTCCGTCAAGGCGGATACGATCGAGACTATGGTCGACCTCTTCGACTACTCGGAGGCGTCGGCCGAGCTAACCAGCAGACACGTTATGGGACAGGTGTGTTACAGATGGGACTGA
- a CDS encoding helix-turn-helix domain-containing protein, protein MAEVRLEIEAPASEWYVQLSTEHPADVLNLLTLYDEGSRLLGVFEVETTDLDDLQGTLDEISSIIDYEVIHTDEGFAVIKYIVTESLVYSATVASGILPPASVRVQDGVMSVEIKMPHNQLSDAVTAIEAVGGSCELLSVSGTGGAAGLLTDGQHQFVTEAVRHGYYDTPRRCTLSELAALLDVSPAAASTMAHRAEERIVKEFVQRADGSLPSE, encoded by the coding sequence ATGGCCGAAGTCCGTCTGGAAATCGAGGCGCCCGCAAGCGAGTGGTACGTCCAACTCTCTACCGAGCATCCGGCCGACGTGTTGAATCTACTGACGCTCTACGATGAGGGCTCACGATTACTCGGTGTGTTCGAAGTGGAGACGACCGATCTCGACGACCTACAGGGAACGCTGGACGAGATTTCGTCTATTATCGACTATGAGGTGATTCACACCGACGAAGGCTTCGCCGTTATCAAGTATATAGTAACTGAGTCGCTCGTCTATTCGGCAACAGTGGCGTCGGGAATTCTTCCGCCAGCCTCGGTCAGAGTTCAGGACGGTGTAATGTCCGTCGAAATAAAGATGCCACACAACCAATTGTCGGACGCGGTTACAGCTATCGAAGCAGTTGGAGGATCGTGTGAACTCCTTTCGGTCTCTGGAACGGGGGGTGCCGCAGGACTCCTAACCGATGGCCAACACCAGTTTGTAACCGAAGCGGTGCGACACGGTTACTACGACACACCACGACGATGTACGCTGTCCGAGCTAGCCGCCCTACTCGATGTCTCACCCGCGGCCGCGAGTACGATGGCCCATCGGGCCGAAGAACGAATCGTCAAAGAGTTCGTTCAGCGAGCCGACGGATCGCTGCCCAGCGAGTGA
- a CDS encoding DUF5518 domain-containing protein: MKSEWSMNWKAIGTGLVIGAIVAFVGEGSAFGEMLFPENAAYVLAGLFGGMAAGYLRGDSMRAGAYAGGTVGIIGGVLALLTTSALYAGVGAWAIPTAGLVFVIPGIVGGAVGAIVNRSRPVRDSAKGAA, translated from the coding sequence ATGAAATCAGAATGGAGCATGAACTGGAAGGCGATTGGAACTGGACTCGTCATCGGCGCCATCGTGGCGTTTGTTGGTGAGGGAAGCGCGTTTGGAGAGATGCTGTTCCCCGAAAACGCCGCGTACGTACTCGCCGGATTGTTCGGCGGCATGGCGGCTGGCTACCTCCGCGGTGATTCGATGCGGGCGGGTGCGTACGCTGGTGGGACCGTTGGTATCATCGGCGGTGTTCTGGCGCTACTCACGACGAGCGCCCTGTACGCGGGGGTCGGAGCCTGGGCTATCCCAACCGCGGGGCTAGTATTTGTCATCCCCGGCATTGTTGGCGGTGCAGTTGGCGCGATCGTGAACCGCAGTCGGCCAGTTCGTGATTCGGCGAAGGGAGCCGCGTAG
- a CDS encoding YeaH/YhbH family protein gives MGLRDDLERFREVGEERREDLADFIQYGDLGHSRPGEINIPVKIVSLPEFEYDQRDQGGVGQGDGGTPDVGQPVGQPQPQPGDDDGDGDEAGEEGGEHEYYEMDPEEFAQELDEELGLDLDPKGKKVIEEKEGPFTDLTRTGPDSTLDFERMFKEGLKRKLAMDFDEEFVREVCKVEGFGPRDVFEWARGENLPVSMAWIEEAYDDIPASERGTWASVDEIEENVDRQTVQQKIRREGIRHVPFRREDERYRYPEIIEEKEKNVVVVNIRDVSGSMREKKRELVERTFTPLDWYLTGKYDNAEFVYIAHDAEAWKVEREDFFGIRSGGGTKISSAYELAAELLEEYPWADWNRYVFAAGDSENSSNDTEERVIPLMEEIPANLHAYVETQPSGNAINATHAEELERHFGTDSDDVAVAYVNSKEDVTDAIYEILSTEGETDE, from the coding sequence ATGGGACTGAGAGACGACCTCGAACGGTTCCGCGAAGTCGGCGAGGAGCGCCGCGAGGACCTCGCGGACTTCATCCAGTACGGCGACCTCGGACATAGTCGGCCGGGGGAGATCAACATTCCCGTGAAGATCGTCTCGCTGCCGGAGTTCGAGTACGACCAGCGCGACCAGGGCGGCGTCGGGCAGGGCGACGGCGGAACGCCGGACGTCGGGCAACCGGTCGGCCAGCCCCAACCCCAGCCGGGCGACGACGACGGCGACGGTGACGAGGCCGGCGAGGAGGGCGGCGAGCACGAGTACTACGAGATGGACCCGGAGGAATTCGCCCAAGAACTCGACGAGGAACTCGGGCTGGACCTCGATCCGAAGGGGAAGAAGGTCATCGAGGAGAAGGAGGGCCCCTTCACGGATCTCACCCGGACTGGACCCGACAGCACCCTCGACTTCGAGCGGATGTTCAAGGAGGGGCTCAAGCGAAAGCTCGCGATGGACTTCGACGAGGAGTTCGTCCGCGAGGTGTGCAAGGTCGAGGGCTTCGGCCCGCGCGACGTGTTCGAGTGGGCCCGCGGCGAGAACCTCCCCGTGTCCATGGCCTGGATCGAGGAGGCCTACGACGACATTCCCGCGAGCGAACGGGGCACGTGGGCGTCGGTCGACGAGATCGAGGAGAACGTCGATCGCCAGACCGTCCAGCAGAAGATCCGCCGCGAGGGGATCAGACACGTCCCCTTCCGCAGGGAGGACGAACGCTACCGCTACCCCGAGATCATCGAGGAGAAGGAGAAGAACGTCGTCGTCGTCAACATCCGCGACGTCTCCGGCTCGATGCGCGAGAAGAAACGCGAACTCGTCGAGCGCACGTTTACCCCGCTTGACTGGTACCTCACGGGCAAGTACGACAACGCCGAGTTCGTCTACATCGCCCACGACGCCGAGGCCTGGAAAGTCGAGCGCGAGGACTTCTTTGGCATCCGAAGCGGCGGCGGGACGAAGATTTCGAGCGCCTACGAACTCGCTGCCGAACTGCTCGAGGAGTACCCCTGGGCCGACTGGAACCGGTACGTCTTCGCGGCGGGCGACTCGGAGAACTCCTCGAACGACACCGAAGAACGCGTCATCCCGCTGATGGAGGAGATCCCGGCCAACCTCCACGCGTACGTCGAGACTCAACCCAGCGGTAACGCGATCAACGCGACCCACGCCGAGGAACTCGAGCGCCACTTCGGAACCGACTCCGACGACGTGGCCGTGGCGTACGTCAACAGCAAGGAGGACGTGACGGACGCGATCTACGAGATCCTCTCGACGGAGGGTGAGACCGATGAGTAA
- a CDS encoding MFS transporter, with protein sequence MDPDGETVRRSSDSSRPSDVIGGGWRDVYRGWHVVAGGFVGAFVVFGLSYAFGVFLEPIQRDLALSRSGVSFVFSLQTVVIYLAAAALGVLADRFGVRRLLLFGAVALALGGVWTSRAETYAELLAAYGVVTAIGLGAIYVVSYATVPRWFERRRGLATGIATAGLGIGMVATAPAASALVGTAGWRDAILVLVVGAAIAIVLVAPLFADDPAAAGVDPGNEFPAGPPDRDPPDWAAYRRELTAVATSRLFLLVFAGWVTVYATLYVVLVHVVPYAGEAGLGEGAGAVAIALIGITTAAARIGVGGLADRLGRIETFVACSAVMGATTLALPIVDSAIGLYAFAVAFGIAYGGNGALLSPLTVDLFGAGNPNAVFGLVSLSFAVSGLTAPWLAGLTFDLAGTYAPAFVGAGIAGLCGAGLIAIAVRDA encoded by the coding sequence ATGGACCCCGACGGCGAGACCGTTCGGAGATCGAGTGACTCCTCTCGGCCTAGTGACGTGATCGGGGGCGGCTGGCGGGACGTGTATCGCGGCTGGCACGTCGTCGCCGGCGGGTTCGTCGGCGCGTTCGTCGTCTTCGGCCTCTCGTACGCGTTCGGCGTCTTTCTCGAACCGATCCAACGCGATCTCGCGCTCTCGCGATCGGGCGTCTCGTTCGTCTTCTCCCTGCAGACGGTCGTGATCTACCTCGCCGCCGCCGCCCTGGGCGTGCTCGCGGATCGATTCGGGGTGCGGCGACTCCTGCTGTTCGGCGCGGTCGCGCTCGCGCTCGGCGGCGTCTGGACTAGCCGGGCGGAGACGTACGCCGAACTGCTCGCCGCCTACGGAGTCGTCACCGCGATCGGTCTCGGGGCGATCTACGTCGTCTCCTACGCGACGGTGCCGCGGTGGTTCGAGCGCCGTCGCGGCCTCGCGACCGGCATCGCGACGGCCGGATTGGGGATCGGAATGGTCGCGACGGCGCCCGCCGCGAGCGCGCTCGTCGGAACCGCCGGCTGGCGCGACGCCATCCTCGTCCTCGTCGTCGGCGCCGCGATCGCGATCGTCCTCGTGGCGCCGCTGTTCGCCGACGATCCGGCCGCGGCGGGCGTCGATCCCGGCAACGAGTTCCCCGCCGGTCCGCCGGATCGCGATCCGCCGGACTGGGCGGCCTATCGGCGGGAACTGACCGCCGTGGCGACCTCGCGGCTCTTTCTCCTCGTGTTCGCCGGCTGGGTGACCGTCTACGCGACGCTGTACGTCGTTCTCGTACACGTCGTCCCCTACGCCGGTGAGGCGGGCCTCGGCGAGGGAGCCGGCGCCGTCGCCATCGCGCTGATTGGGATCACGACGGCCGCGGCCCGGATCGGCGTCGGCGGCCTGGCGGATCGGCTCGGTCGGATCGAAACCTTCGTCGCGTGTTCGGCCGTGATGGGCGCGACCACCCTCGCTCTCCCGATCGTCGACTCCGCGATCGGGCTGTACGCGTTCGCCGTCGCCTTCGGCATCGCCTACGGCGGCAACGGCGCGTTGCTCTCGCCGCTGACGGTCGACCTCTTCGGGGCGGGGAACCCGAACGCCGTCTTCGGGCTCGTCTCGCTCTCGTTCGCCGTCTCCGGACTGACCGCGCCGTGGCTCGCTGGCCTCACGTTCGATCTCGCGGGGACCTACGCGCCCGCGTTCGTCGGCGCGGGAATCGCCGGCCTGTGCGGGGCGGGACTGATCGCGATCGCCGTGCGAGACGCGTAA
- a CDS encoding UPF0179 family protein, with protein MSTVTLIGPRLAEPGTEFVYHGEADACAGCPYRSQCLNLEAGRKYRVTDVRENAQTLECAMHDGGVRAVEVEPVPVMANITSKGAFAGSKTTLPGPCPYVECPSHEYCEPDGLEFDREYRIQRSHGDPPHDVCHLDRSLELVELDPDD; from the coding sequence ATGTCGACCGTTACGCTCATCGGCCCCCGGCTCGCCGAACCGGGGACCGAGTTCGTCTACCACGGCGAGGCGGACGCTTGCGCGGGTTGTCCGTACCGCAGCCAGTGTCTCAACCTCGAAGCCGGCAGGAAGTACCGCGTCACGGATGTGCGCGAGAACGCCCAGACCCTCGAGTGTGCGATGCACGACGGCGGCGTTCGAGCGGTCGAGGTCGAGCCCGTCCCCGTGATGGCAAACATCACTTCGAAGGGCGCGTTCGCCGGAAGCAAAACGACCCTCCCCGGCCCGTGTCCGTACGTCGAGTGCCCGAGTCACGAGTACTGCGAACCCGACGGCCTCGAGTTCGATCGGGAGTACCGAATCCAGCGGAGCCACGGCGACCCGCCGCACGACGTCTGTCACCTCGATCGATCGCTCGAACTGGTCGAACTCGATCCCGACGACTAG
- a CDS encoding medium chain dehydrogenase/reductase family protein codes for MHINVLRYLDSEPGLRGAYRRVMTTNSLERPRIDSIKQSLGLSRAATGYTGSEETVTVTEVVMPRKGGPDVLQLRERQIARPEHGQVLVRVEAAGVSFAEVQMLRGRYFDQPSFPFVPGYDIVGNIIDVGTGVDHLSVGQRVAALTETGGWVDRIVLSADDVVPVSTDVDPAEAVALVTNGVTAWQMLHRVAKVRPGQTVLVHGASGGVGTVLTQLARLRDVQVLGTASAAKHDTVRAMGATPIDYRTENVPSRVAELTPDGVDAVFDHLGGTAVVDSWRMLGPGGTLVSYGVAAALDATGHRLKPFVPLFGRIALWTVLPNDRRATFYYVQRWPDRFGEDLQQVFELLAGGSLTTHVDRRFPLEDASEALGLLDSGEATGKVVITP; via the coding sequence ATGCACATAAACGTGTTAAGATATTTAGACTCGGAGCCAGGCTTGAGGGGCGCCTATCGAAGAGTGATGACTACGAACTCGCTCGAACGACCTCGAATCGACTCGATCAAACAGTCGCTCGGCCTGTCGAGGGCTGCAACTGGCTACACGGGGTCCGAGGAAACGGTCACGGTGACTGAGGTCGTCATGCCTCGAAAGGGGGGGCCGGATGTCCTTCAGTTACGAGAGCGGCAGATCGCACGCCCGGAACACGGTCAAGTCCTCGTCCGCGTCGAAGCAGCGGGCGTCTCGTTTGCCGAAGTCCAGATGCTACGCGGCCGCTACTTCGACCAGCCTTCGTTTCCGTTCGTTCCCGGCTACGACATCGTCGGCAACATCATCGACGTAGGGACAGGAGTCGACCATCTCTCGGTCGGCCAGCGAGTTGCTGCACTCACTGAAACCGGTGGATGGGTTGACCGCATCGTTCTCTCGGCCGACGACGTCGTTCCGGTATCTACAGACGTTGATCCGGCGGAAGCCGTCGCGCTTGTCACGAACGGCGTGACGGCGTGGCAAATGCTCCACCGCGTCGCGAAGGTTCGGCCCGGACAGACCGTCCTCGTTCACGGTGCGTCAGGTGGAGTTGGAACGGTACTCACACAACTCGCTCGGTTGCGTGACGTCCAGGTGCTCGGAACTGCGTCGGCCGCGAAACACGACACTGTCCGTGCCATGGGGGCGACGCCGATCGATTATCGTACTGAGAACGTTCCCTCCAGGGTCGCCGAACTCACTCCGGATGGCGTCGACGCCGTGTTCGACCATCTCGGTGGGACGGCCGTTGTCGATTCGTGGCGAATGCTGGGGCCCGGCGGGACGCTCGTCTCGTACGGAGTAGCCGCTGCTCTCGACGCGACCGGACATCGATTGAAGCCATTCGTCCCGCTCTTTGGTCGCATCGCGCTGTGGACCGTTTTGCCGAACGATCGGCGAGCGACGTTCTACTACGTCCAGCGCTGGCCGGATCGATTCGGCGAGGATCTCCAACAGGTGTTCGAGTTACTTGCAGGCGGCAGTCTGACAACTCACGTCGACCGCCGATTTCCCCTCGAAGATGCCAGTGAGGCCCTCGGGTTGTTGGACTCCGGTGAGGCGACCGGAAAAGTGGTCATCACTCCCTGA